A part of Microbacterium atlanticum genomic DNA contains:
- a CDS encoding glycosyltransferase family 2 protein, translating into MTARFVWIRILALLSVLLGVNYIVWRWLDSVNWSAWWIAVPLVIAETYSLIDTFLFSATMWRARERPAPVSPPQGTVDVLITTYNEPIEMVIATARAAQRIAYPHETWILDDGARPDMEAAAREAGVGYITRSSDWDGKPRHAKAGNLNNALFRTEGEFLLILDADQVPDPLILHRTLGYFADDPEVALVQTPQWFVNVDDADPLGSQAPLFYGPIQQGKDGWNAAFFCGSNAVLRRDALMQLGIVGYVRSLEQSTARTLRAAEALLTKAARDRAADPAVRLQLRLLSSEVAQARVRLDEGQPIGEVTYRVQSAVDTASRELVRGDLARVRADLAAIGELPVQRDAELDAVVIDDAGLDALVTRELSPLGAIESVSALLEALRVDRPDEAQPVQPMATISVTEDMATAMQLHSLGWRSVYHHEILARGLAPEDLRTMLTQRLRWAQGTLQVMLRDNPLVKKGLSAGQRLMYFATMWSYLSGFTAIVYLAAPVIYLVFGVMPVTAWSVDFFARFLPYFIVNQILFLVVAKGIKTWRGQQYALALFPVWIKACTSAFSNVVLKRPLGFAVTKKDGRDESGPPWREIWPQLTAIAVLILALVIGLARLAVGTSDGTGTLVNTVWVIYDLAVLSVIVQAALYRGPARTAGPDAVDRPAPDAGETSDPLTT; encoded by the coding sequence GTGACCGCGCGCTTCGTGTGGATCCGCATCCTCGCGCTCCTGTCGGTGCTGCTCGGCGTCAACTACATCGTGTGGCGCTGGCTGGACTCGGTGAACTGGTCGGCGTGGTGGATCGCGGTGCCCCTCGTCATCGCGGAGACGTACAGCCTCATCGACACCTTCCTCTTCTCCGCCACGATGTGGCGGGCGCGCGAGCGGCCGGCGCCGGTGTCGCCGCCGCAGGGGACCGTCGACGTGCTCATCACCACCTACAACGAGCCGATAGAGATGGTGATCGCCACCGCGCGGGCGGCGCAGCGCATCGCGTACCCGCACGAGACGTGGATCCTCGACGACGGCGCGCGCCCCGACATGGAGGCCGCCGCCCGCGAGGCGGGGGTGGGCTACATCACACGCTCCTCCGACTGGGACGGCAAGCCGCGGCACGCCAAGGCGGGCAACCTCAACAATGCGCTGTTCCGCACCGAGGGCGAGTTCCTGCTGATCCTCGACGCCGACCAGGTGCCCGACCCCCTGATCCTGCATCGCACGCTCGGGTACTTCGCCGACGACCCCGAGGTCGCCCTGGTGCAGACCCCGCAGTGGTTCGTGAACGTCGACGACGCCGACCCGCTGGGCAGTCAGGCGCCGCTGTTCTACGGGCCGATCCAGCAGGGAAAGGACGGCTGGAACGCCGCGTTCTTCTGCGGCTCCAATGCCGTGCTGCGGCGCGACGCGCTGATGCAGCTCGGCATCGTCGGCTACGTGCGCAGCCTCGAGCAGTCCACGGCGCGCACCCTCCGCGCCGCGGAGGCGCTGCTGACGAAGGCCGCACGCGACCGCGCCGCCGACCCCGCGGTGCGGCTCCAGCTGCGGCTGCTCAGCAGCGAGGTGGCGCAGGCGCGGGTGCGCTTGGACGAAGGCCAGCCGATCGGCGAGGTGACCTATCGGGTGCAGTCCGCGGTGGACACCGCCTCGCGCGAGCTGGTGCGCGGCGACCTGGCCCGCGTGCGTGCCGATCTCGCGGCGATCGGCGAACTGCCGGTGCAGCGCGACGCCGAGCTCGACGCCGTCGTGATCGACGACGCCGGACTGGACGCCCTCGTCACCCGCGAGCTCTCCCCGCTGGGCGCGATCGAGTCGGTGTCCGCGCTCCTGGAGGCGCTGCGGGTGGACCGGCCCGACGAGGCGCAGCCCGTCCAGCCGATGGCGACGATCTCGGTCACCGAGGACATGGCCACGGCGATGCAGCTGCACTCGCTCGGATGGCGCAGCGTCTACCACCACGAGATCCTCGCGCGCGGTCTCGCGCCCGAGGACCTGCGCACGATGCTGACCCAGCGGCTCCGCTGGGCGCAGGGCACGCTCCAGGTGATGCTCCGCGACAACCCGCTGGTGAAGAAGGGGCTCTCGGCCGGGCAGCGCCTGATGTACTTCGCCACGATGTGGAGCTACCTCTCCGGCTTCACCGCGATCGTCTACCTCGCGGCCCCGGTGATCTACCTCGTGTTCGGAGTGATGCCGGTGACGGCCTGGAGCGTGGATTTCTTCGCGCGGTTCCTGCCGTACTTCATCGTCAACCAGATCCTGTTCCTCGTCGTGGCGAAGGGCATCAAGACCTGGCGGGGCCAGCAGTACGCGCTCGCGCTCTTCCCGGTCTGGATCAAAGCGTGCACGTCGGCGTTCTCGAACGTCGTGCTGAAGCGTCCCCTCGGGTTCGCGGTGACGAAGAAGGACGGCCGCGACGAGTCGGGCCCGCCGTGGCGCGAGATCTGGCCGCAGCTGACCGCCATCGCGGTCCTGATCCTGGCCCTCGTGATCGGCCTGGCGAGGCTGGCCGTGGGCACCTCGGACGGCACGGGCACCCTCGTCAACACCGTGTGGGTGATCTACGACCTGGCCGTGCTCAGCGTCATCGTCCAGGCGGCCCTGTACCGCGGGCCGGCGCGCACCGCCGGTCCGGACGCCGTCGACCGCCCGGCGCCCGACGCGGGCGAGACCTCCGACCCCTTGACGACCTGA
- a CDS encoding STAS domain-containing protein produces the protein MNLTVTPGTDYALVRPEGRLTATSVPRLKQAVDQLVGAGSTRIVVDLSGTEFVDSSGLGALIGGLKSARLAGGDLRIAAATEPVKRVLKLTNLDRVLRDHPTPESAFDGD, from the coding sequence GTGAATCTGACAGTGACACCCGGAACGGACTACGCGCTCGTCCGCCCCGAGGGCCGGCTCACCGCGACGTCGGTGCCGCGGCTGAAGCAGGCGGTGGACCAGCTCGTCGGCGCCGGCAGCACGCGCATCGTCGTCGACCTCTCCGGCACCGAGTTCGTGGACTCGTCGGGGCTCGGCGCCCTCATCGGCGGGCTCAAGTCCGCGCGACTGGCCGGCGGCGACCTGCGCATCGCGGCGGCCACCGAGCCGGTCAAGCGGGTGCTCAAGCTCACCAACCTCGACCGCGTGCTGCGCGACCACCCCACCCCGGAGTCGGCGTTCGATGGCGACTGA
- a CDS encoding ATP-binding protein yields MATEPDLRWEGTVDDALVDRVHESLDELFRRTPGVGDEDSMLFRLAVSEVAANVAEHAQAREPIRVTVELDADDEALSAVFTDTADPALLDLSAVSMPDADAESGRGLAIALAACDELIHETERGNVWRLRRLRRDD; encoded by the coding sequence ATGGCGACTGAGCCCGACCTCCGCTGGGAGGGCACCGTCGACGACGCGCTCGTCGACCGCGTGCACGAGTCGCTCGACGAGCTCTTCCGCCGCACGCCGGGGGTGGGCGACGAGGACTCCATGCTGTTCCGTCTGGCCGTGAGCGAGGTCGCGGCCAACGTCGCCGAGCACGCGCAGGCGCGGGAGCCCATCCGGGTGACCGTGGAGCTGGACGCCGACGACGAGGCGCTGTCGGCCGTCTTCACCGACACCGCCGACCCCGCGCTCCTGGATCTCAGCGCCGTCTCGATGCCCGACGCCGACGCCGAGTCCGGGCGGGGCCTCGCGATCGCCCTCGCGGCGTGCGACGAGCTCATTCACGAGACCGAGCGCGGAAACGTCTGGCGGCTGCGTCGCCTGCGCCGCGACGACTGA
- a CDS encoding Nramp family divalent metal transporter, giving the protein MTLPRLAWLIGPALVAGVAYLDPGNVASNMTAGARYGYLLVWVVVVGNVMAWLIQYLSAKLGIVTGQSLPETLGRRIRNPWGRRAYWLQAELVAMATDIAEVIGGAVALYLLFGIPLVWGGAITGAVSIGLLLIQSRKGPRPFEFVVIGLLVVIAIGFSFGVLVAPPDPAGIAGGLVPRFEGTDSVLLAASILGATIMPHAIYAHSALARDRFAPRPAATWSLSDRAAPDATLAELRGISTRRLLRATKWDVTIAMLIAGTVNLCILLLAAANLAGVPGTDSLEGAYAALYAGLGPLVATLFAVGLLASGLASTSVGAYAGAEIMHGLLHIRVPLLARRLVTLVPALIILAIGFDPTVALVLSQVVLSFGIPFALVPLVALTAKREVLGGYRNRVWTTIAGVAASVFLITLNGLLLWLVLTGA; this is encoded by the coding sequence CTGACGCTCCCCCGCCTCGCGTGGCTCATCGGGCCGGCGCTGGTCGCCGGGGTGGCCTACCTCGACCCCGGCAACGTGGCGAGCAACATGACCGCCGGAGCCCGCTACGGCTACCTGCTGGTGTGGGTCGTCGTCGTGGGCAACGTGATGGCGTGGCTCATCCAGTACCTCTCCGCCAAGCTCGGGATCGTGACAGGGCAGAGCCTTCCCGAGACGCTCGGCCGACGCATCCGCAATCCGTGGGGCCGGCGGGCGTACTGGCTTCAGGCCGAGCTCGTCGCGATGGCGACCGACATCGCCGAGGTGATCGGCGGCGCGGTGGCGCTCTATCTGCTGTTCGGCATCCCGCTGGTCTGGGGCGGCGCGATCACCGGAGCCGTCTCGATCGGGCTCCTGCTGATCCAGTCGCGCAAGGGACCGCGCCCCTTCGAGTTCGTGGTGATCGGCCTGCTCGTGGTGATTGCCATCGGCTTCTCGTTCGGCGTGCTGGTCGCCCCGCCCGATCCGGCCGGGATCGCCGGCGGCCTCGTGCCGCGCTTCGAGGGCACCGACTCGGTGCTCCTGGCCGCGTCGATCCTCGGTGCGACGATCATGCCGCACGCGATCTATGCGCACAGCGCACTCGCCCGCGACCGCTTCGCCCCCCGCCCCGCCGCGACGTGGTCGCTGAGCGACCGCGCCGCCCCCGACGCGACGCTGGCGGAGCTCCGCGGCATCTCGACGCGGCGTCTGCTGCGCGCGACGAAGTGGGACGTCACCATCGCGATGCTCATCGCCGGCACGGTGAACCTCTGCATCCTGCTGCTGGCCGCGGCGAACCTCGCCGGGGTCCCCGGGACCGACTCGCTCGAGGGCGCCTACGCCGCGCTGTACGCCGGGCTCGGCCCGCTGGTGGCGACCCTGTTCGCGGTCGGGCTGCTCGCGAGCGGCCTGGCCAGCACCTCCGTGGGCGCCTATGCCGGCGCCGAGATCATGCACGGCCTGCTGCACATCCGCGTGCCGCTGCTGGCGCGCCGGCTCGTGACGCTCGTGCCCGCGCTCATCATCCTCGCGATCGGCTTCGACCCCACGGTCGCGCTCGTGCTGAGCCAGGTCGTGCTGTCGTTCGGCATCCCGTTCGCGCTCGTGCCGCTGGTCGCGCTCACCGCCAAGCGGGAGGTGCTCGGCGGGTACCGCAACCGCGTGTGGACGACGATCGCCGGGGTCGCGGCATCCGTCTTCCTCATCACGCTCAACGGCCTGCTGCTGTGGCTCGTGCTGACGGGCGCGTGA
- a CDS encoding metal-dependent transcriptional regulator, whose product MPSPAVDDYLKTIYHHTEWQDDRITPSQLAAELGLAPSSVTEMVQKLAAQGLVTHRPYGPIALSADGRRRAAAIIRRHRLIETWLVQEFGYAWDEVHDEAEVLEHAISDRLLEGIDARLGRPRFDPHGDAIPDAAGDVHREPFVLLAAAPSGHVGRVLRVSDRDAELLRSVESAGVAVGATVMVTDAATLRIGDADVELPPGAADAVWLTA is encoded by the coding sequence GTGCCTTCTCCCGCCGTCGACGATTACCTGAAGACGATCTACCACCACACCGAGTGGCAGGACGATCGCATCACCCCGTCGCAGCTGGCCGCCGAGCTCGGGCTCGCGCCCTCGAGCGTCACCGAGATGGTGCAGAAGCTCGCTGCCCAGGGGCTCGTGACGCATCGGCCGTACGGTCCGATCGCCCTCTCGGCCGACGGGCGGCGGCGGGCGGCGGCGATCATCCGGCGGCACCGGCTGATCGAGACGTGGCTCGTTCAGGAGTTCGGGTACGCCTGGGACGAGGTGCACGACGAGGCCGAGGTGCTCGAGCACGCCATCAGCGACCGGCTGCTCGAGGGCATCGACGCGCGGCTGGGCCGTCCGCGGTTCGATCCGCACGGCGATGCCATCCCGGATGCCGCCGGCGACGTGCACCGCGAGCCCTTCGTGCTGCTCGCCGCGGCGCCCTCCGGCCACGTCGGCCGCGTGCTGCGGGTGAGCGACCGCGATGCGGAGCTGCTGCGCTCCGTGGAGTCGGCGGGCGTGGCGGTCGGGGCGACGGTGATGGTGACGGATGCCGCGACCCTCCGCATCGGCGACGCCGATGTCGAGCTTCCCCCTGGCGCCGCCGACGCCGTGTGGCTCACGGCCTGA
- a CDS encoding SDR family NAD(P)-dependent oxidoreductase — protein MTWDPRSLPDLAGRVYLVTGSNTGLGYFASEQLVRAGARVIMSARHPNRLSGARAAIRRRVPDAATDGTDPLILDTSNLGSVRSAAASIRGRGGLDGVLLNAGIVHPPKLRQTTIDGHEVVFATNALGHFALAGELLTALADAAGRMVWVGSMSTSLTPYDPVDPQLAEGYSAWRAYVQSKVATAALGFEADRRLRAAGADVRSIVAHPGYSIGGRTPGIVGVNEPSRAKRFRDNLQAGIAQSKERGAWSLVRALTDPGVEGGEYWGPRSGSRGEPRRQTAAKITRDPGVGARLWDVAERATGVRWPFEAAARIGADRR, from the coding sequence GTGACGTGGGACCCCCGAAGCCTCCCCGACCTCGCCGGTCGGGTGTACCTCGTGACCGGTTCCAACACGGGCCTCGGCTATTTCGCGTCCGAGCAGCTCGTGCGCGCGGGGGCGCGGGTGATCATGTCGGCGCGGCATCCGAATCGCCTGTCGGGTGCGCGTGCCGCGATCCGCAGGAGGGTTCCGGATGCCGCCACCGACGGCACCGACCCGCTCATCCTCGACACCTCCAACCTCGGATCGGTGCGCTCGGCCGCTGCCAGCATCCGCGGTCGCGGCGGGCTGGACGGCGTGCTGCTGAACGCCGGCATCGTCCACCCGCCGAAGCTGCGGCAGACCACGATCGACGGACACGAGGTCGTGTTCGCGACCAATGCGCTCGGCCATTTCGCGCTCGCGGGGGAGCTGCTGACCGCTCTCGCCGACGCCGCGGGGCGCATGGTGTGGGTGGGCAGCATGTCGACCTCGCTCACCCCGTACGACCCGGTCGACCCGCAGCTCGCGGAAGGGTACTCGGCGTGGCGCGCGTACGTGCAGTCGAAGGTCGCCACCGCGGCGCTGGGCTTCGAGGCCGACCGGCGGCTGCGCGCGGCCGGCGCGGATGTGCGCAGCATCGTGGCGCATCCGGGGTACTCGATCGGCGGGCGCACGCCGGGCATCGTGGGGGTCAACGAGCCGTCGCGGGCGAAGCGGTTCCGCGACAACCTCCAGGCGGGCATCGCGCAGTCGAAGGAACGGGGGGCGTGGTCGCTCGTGCGCGCCTTGACCGACCCCGGGGTGGAGGGCGGCGAATACTGGGGGCCGCGGTCAGGGTCGAGGGGCGAGCCCCGCCGGCAGACGGCCGCGAAGATCACGCGCGACCCCGGGGTGGGCGCACGGCTGTGGGACGTCGCCGAGCGCGCGACCGGTGTGCGCTGGCCGTTCGAGGCCGCCGCGCGGATCGGCGCCGATCGCCGCTGA
- a CDS encoding HAD-IIA family hydrolase, producing the protein MRTRSDIECWLTDMDGVLVHENTPIPGASELLQQWRDQGVPFLVLTNNSIFTPRDLAARLRASGLLVPEESIWTSALATADFLKSQMPGGTAFVIGEAGLTTALHEAGFIMTETDPDYVVVGETRNYSFEAITKAIRFIGGGARFIATNPDPTGPSTEGVLPATGAISALITKATGMEPYVVGKPNPMMFRSAMNRLGAHSENTGMIGDRMDTDVVAGIEAGLHTVLVLTGISDAAEIQRYPFRPDEVLGSVADLLDAEPVESEDPELL; encoded by the coding sequence ATGCGCACCCGGTCCGACATCGAATGCTGGCTCACCGATATGGACGGCGTGCTCGTGCATGAGAACACGCCGATCCCCGGGGCATCCGAACTGCTCCAGCAGTGGCGCGATCAGGGCGTGCCGTTCCTGGTGCTCACCAACAACTCGATCTTCACACCGCGCGACCTGGCGGCCCGCCTGCGGGCGTCGGGCCTGCTCGTGCCCGAGGAGTCCATCTGGACATCCGCGCTCGCGACGGCCGACTTCCTGAAGTCGCAGATGCCGGGCGGCACGGCGTTCGTGATCGGCGAGGCGGGGCTGACGACCGCCCTCCACGAGGCCGGCTTCATCATGACCGAGACCGACCCCGACTACGTCGTCGTCGGCGAGACGCGCAACTACTCCTTCGAGGCGATCACGAAGGCGATCCGGTTCATCGGCGGGGGCGCGCGCTTCATCGCGACCAACCCCGATCCGACCGGACCGTCGACCGAGGGCGTGCTCCCGGCGACCGGGGCGATCTCGGCCCTCATCACCAAGGCGACCGGCATGGAGCCCTACGTCGTCGGCAAGCCCAACCCGATGATGTTCCGCTCGGCGATGAACCGCCTGGGCGCGCACTCCGAGAACACCGGCATGATCGGCGACCGCATGGACACCGACGTCGTCGCCGGCATCGAGGCGGGCCTGCACACGGTGCTCGTGCTCACCGGCATCAGCGACGCCGCCGAGATCCAGCGCTACCCCTTCCGCCCCGACGAGGTGCTCGGATCCGTCGCCGACCTCCTCGACGCCGAG